The following coding sequences are from one Candidatus Falkowbacteria bacterium window:
- a CDS encoding CTP synthase yields MSKYIFVVGGVMSGVGKGVAAASMGRILQGHGYQVSAIKIDPYINVDAGTMNPTEHGEVFVTEDGDETDQDIGNYERFLGRNILSDNYMTTGRVYQTVIERERNLEYGGKCVEVVPHIPEEIIYRIEQATKKSEAEIMIVEVGGTIGEYQNMLFLEAARMMKMHNFHDVIFVLVSYLPVPSKLGEMKTKPTQYAVRTLNSAGIQADFVLCRGEKPLDDIRKQKIAISGNLFPDHIISAPDVESIYDIPINFSEEKIGQKILKQFGWVPKLGAKGMADWQQFLETAKAATETVKIGIVGKYFKTGDFVLKDSYISVIEAVKHACWFHGKKPDIQWINCEVYENDPAKLEELKQYDGVIIPGGFGSRGIEGKISAIQYLRENKIPFFGLCYGLQLATIEFARNVCQIKDATSTEIDPDGEHQVIHVMSGQIKNLQEGKYGSTMRLGAYPCVLDEKSISYKAYNEKEISERHRHRYEVNNDYRQKLEDGGLLFAGQSPDCNLIEIIEVPDHPFFVGVQFHPEFKSRPIQGHPLFNAFIEACLGKEDSDKFEVEKKHDGNLSITNY; encoded by the coding sequence ATGTCAAAATACATTTTTGTAGTCGGTGGCGTGATGAGTGGAGTGGGGAAGGGCGTTGCCGCAGCTTCAATGGGACGAATATTACAAGGGCATGGCTATCAAGTCTCAGCTATTAAAATTGACCCTTATATTAATGTGGATGCTGGTACCATGAATCCAACTGAACATGGTGAGGTTTTTGTAACTGAGGATGGCGATGAAACTGACCAGGATATTGGTAATTATGAGCGTTTTTTGGGTCGAAATATTTTGTCAGATAATTACATGACCACCGGGCGAGTTTATCAAACAGTAATTGAGCGTGAAAGAAATTTGGAATATGGAGGAAAGTGCGTGGAAGTTGTACCTCACATTCCGGAAGAGATAATTTACCGAATTGAACAGGCAACCAAAAAAAGTGAAGCTGAAATTATGATCGTAGAAGTTGGTGGTACAATTGGTGAATATCAAAATATGTTATTCCTTGAAGCTGCCCGTATGATGAAAATGCACAATTTTCACGATGTAATTTTTGTGCTTGTTTCTTATTTGCCAGTTCCTTCTAAACTTGGAGAAATGAAAACTAAGCCTACTCAATATGCAGTTCGGACTTTGAATTCAGCTGGTATTCAGGCAGATTTTGTTTTGTGCCGTGGAGAAAAACCATTGGATGATATTCGAAAACAAAAAATTGCCATTTCTGGTAATTTGTTCCCTGATCATATTATTTCTGCTCCAGATGTAGAATCAATTTATGATATCCCAATAAATTTTTCAGAAGAAAAAATCGGTCAAAAAATTCTCAAGCAATTTGGATGGGTACCTAAATTGGGGGCTAAGGGTATGGCTGATTGGCAACAGTTTTTGGAGACAGCTAAAGCAGCTACGGAAACTGTTAAAATTGGTATAGTTGGTAAATATTTCAAAACTGGAGACTTTGTATTGAAGGATTCTTATATTTCTGTGATTGAAGCGGTAAAGCATGCTTGTTGGTTTCATGGCAAAAAGCCGGACATTCAATGGATCAACTGTGAGGTTTATGAAAATGATCCAGCAAAGCTAGAAGAATTAAAGCAATACGATGGAGTGATAATTCCTGGCGGATTTGGTAGTCGGGGAATAGAAGGTAAAATTTCTGCTATCCAATATTTAAGAGAAAATAAAATTCCATTTTTTGGTTTATGTTATGGCCTGCAATTAGCTACTATTGAATTTGCTAGAAATGTTTGCCAGATCAAAGACGCTACCTCCACAGAAATTGATCCCGATGGCGAGCATCAAGTTATTCATGTTATGTCGGGGCAAATTAAAAATTTACAAGAAGGTAAATATGGATCAACTATGAGATTGGGGGCATATCCTTGTGTTTTGGACGAAAAATCTATTAGTTATAAGGCGTATAATGAAAAAGAAATTTCTGAACGACATAGGCACCGTTATGAAGTTAATAATGATTATCGTCAGAAATTAGAAGACGGTGGTTTATTGTTCGCCGGGCAGTCACCAGATTGTAATTTGATCGAAATCATTGAAGTACCTGATCATCCTTTCTTTGTCGGTGTACAGTTTCATCCTGAATTTAAATCACGACCAATTCAGGGTCATCCTTTGTTTAATGCTTTTATAGAGGCGTGCCTGGGAAAAGAAGATTCTGATAAATTTGAAGTAGAAAAAAAACATGATGGCAATTTATCAATAACGAATTATTAG
- a CDS encoding cyclic nucleotide-binding domain-containing protein: MDSDFIDGISEEFAKAIYIEMQLSLFDDIDPKTAIWLLQQCTRKTFSLDDTIMMEGEEGKDLVLLLSGEAVIKVGGATVYKFEKGAIIGESGVAKKTFRRNATVLAGSSKVQVLVITQEKLSDIRIEMPEVFTEIYMNLLNMAIEKLGFANDTIQQKIEAGAEKDSENLELTRELEHKNWLRRLAVTLGFSQA; this comes from the coding sequence ATGGATTCTGACTTTATTGATGGAATATCTGAGGAATTTGCCAAAGCAATTTATATTGAAATGCAGTTGTCACTATTTGATGACATTGATCCAAAAACAGCAATCTGGCTATTGCAACAGTGCACAAGAAAAACTTTTTCCCTTGACGACACAATAATGATGGAAGGAGAGGAAGGCAAGGATCTCGTCCTCCTTCTCTCCGGTGAAGCCGTCATTAAGGTAGGCGGAGCAACCGTATACAAGTTCGAGAAAGGAGCCATCATCGGCGAAAGTGGGGTGGCAAAGAAAACATTTCGGCGAAATGCGACCGTGTTGGCCGGAAGCAGTAAAGTTCAGGTCTTGGTAATCACACAAGAAAAGCTCAGTGATATAAGAATTGAGATGCCTGAAGTTTTCACAGAGATTTACATGAATCTTCTAAACATGGCCATTGAAAAGCTGGGATTTGCCAACGACACAATCCAACAAAAGATTGAAGCTGGGGCAGAAAAAGACAGTGAAAACCTTGAATTAACCAGAGAACTTGAACACAAAAATTGGCTTAGACGACTGGCCGTAACACTCGGCTTTAGTCAAGCTTAA
- the rplI gene encoding 50S ribosomal protein L9: MKVVLLKSFESLGRAGEVKNVSDGYASNFLLPKKIAVAASDSNVAKYSKLATQPAVKSAGRGSSPEALANKLRAIVVNFHEKVGEGGTFFAGITKEKIITAVQDKGVSLKIKQLELAEPIKKPGTYKVPVNVDSGLKSEITLIASEK; encoded by the coding sequence ATGAAAGTAGTTTTATTAAAATCTTTTGAATCTTTGGGAAGAGCTGGGGAAGTTAAAAATGTGTCTGATGGTTATGCTAGTAACTTTTTGTTGCCTAAAAAGATAGCCGTGGCAGCTTCAGATAGTAATGTTGCCAAGTACTCAAAACTGGCAACGCAGCCAGCCGTTAAATCAGCTGGTCGAGGGTCTTCACCAGAAGCCTTAGCCAATAAGCTTCGAGCTATTGTTGTCAATTTTCACGAAAAAGTTGGTGAAGGTGGAACTTTTTTTGCAGGGATAACAAAAGAAAAAATCATTACAGCTGTGCAAGATAAGGGTGTCTCTCTGAAAATTAAACAACTTGAATTAGCGGAACCAATAAAAAAACCGGGTACGTATAAGGTCCCAGTTAATGTTGATTCTGGTTTAAAAAGTGAAATTACCTTGATTGCAAGTGAGAAATAA